The Streptomyces sp. NBC_01142 genomic interval GTGGAACCGGAGTGGGGGCCGGGCGTCAACTGGTCCACCGTCGACTGGCCCGCGGCCGCGTCACTGGAGCCCGACATCGTGCTGGCGGACGTACGGGCCAACGCTCTGCCGCTCGGCCGGCTCGGGGGAGTCGAGGCGTGGCAGGTCCTCGCGGGCCGGGCGCGCGTGGTGCCGTGGAATCCCGAGATTCCGTGCAGTGCCACCGCCCACGCACACTTTCTCGACACCTTCGCGGATGCGGCGCGGGCCGTGTCGTAGGCGGGCATCGCGGACGGAAGAGGTCTAGCGTGACCCGTGGGGTGAGACGTGATGCAGAATTCGGGCGCAGTCGCCGGGGCTCCGTGCTGGGTGAGTCTGCTGGCGCGCGAGCTCCCTGCCGCGCAGGACTTCTACGGTGCGGTGCTGAGCTGGACCTTCCGGCCCGCAGGGTTCGGTGAGGGCTTCTCCGTTGCCCTCACCGACGGACTGCCCGTCGCGGGCATCGGTGCGCTGGCCTCTTCGCTGCAGGTGGCGGTCTCCTGGACGCCGTATTTCGCCGTCGCCGACGCGGACGAGGCCGCCGCCCGGATCAGGGAGCGCGGTGCCACCGTGGCGGTGGGACCGCTGGCCTTCTACTCCGGCCGGGCCGCGCTGGCCACCGACCCGGACGGAGCCGCCTTCGGCATCTGGGAGGGCTCCGTGCGCACCGACTGGTCGGTCGGCCGCGGCAGCGCACCGGCCTGGCTGGAGCTGCATACGCGCGATGCGCACGCCGCCGCCCGGTTCTACTCCGGCGCCCTCGGCTGGGCCCCCGAGGGCGAGAGCGGCAGCAGCCTCGCCTACGAGAACGACCAGGCGGTCCTGCGCCAGGAGGACCGCGTCGTCGCCAAGATCCGGAGCGGTGCGGTCCAGGCCGCCCCCGACCCGCGGATCCGGCCTCGCTGGCATGTGCACTTCCGCGTGCCGGATGTGGACGCGTCGGTCGAGGCGGCCCTGGCGGCCGGCGGCAGCCTGGTCTCCCGGCCGGAGCTGCCCGCCGTCGACAAGGCCATGCTGCGCGATCCCGACGGCGCCCTGTTCACCATCACCACGGCCGGAGCGCCGCCCGCGAGCTGACCGGCCCGGATACGGGCGGCGCCCGGCCGTTGGACCGACGTCAGGCGGTGATGATCGCCGGGTCGCTCACGCCGGACTCGCCGTTCTCGACGTGCCCGGCGAACCGGCGCAGGAACCTGCTGTCCGTGTCGGACACCACGGACAGGTCGTACCAGCGCTTGCTGCCGCGCAGATCCACGGTGTGTACGACCTGTCCGCCCTTGCGGACAGTGAATGTCTCGCTCTCCCCACCGTAGGCATTGCCGACAGTGAGCCGGCAGTCGGCGCTGCCCGCGTTGGTCATGGTCAGCTCGAGGCGGCCACCGGCCGCGAGGTGACGGGCGGTCACTTCGGGGCCCGCGGTGGTGCCGTGGCCCTTGAACGTGCGCAGAAAGCCGTTCGGGCCGTAGACCGACAGGTCGTACACCTCCTTCGAATAGGCCGTGTTCCAGGTGTCGGAGAGCTTCTTGCCGGCCGCGGCGGTGTAGGTCCAGGGGCCGTCCGTGCGGTTGCCGGACGTGACGGAGAAGTACGCCCCGGCCGCCTCGCCGCCGCTGAAGGTGAGCGTGTAGCGCCCCGTCGAGGGCGTCGAGGCCCCGTCCACCAGCGGTGCGTACGGCAGCGGTCGCGCCGGCCTCGACCCCTTCTCCTGCTTGGGCAGAACGGGGCCGGCGGGAGGCTTCGGCACATAGCTGGGGTGCCGCTCGTGGTCCGGCGGCTCGTATCCGTCGGTGTCCGGGAGTGAGGCGGGCTTCGTGTCGGTGAGGTCGAAGTCGAAGGCCGAGGTGAGATCGCCGCAGATGGCCCTGCGCCAGGGCGAGATGTTCGGCTCGGCCACGCCGAACCGTCGCTCCATGAACCGCAGGATCGAGGTGTGGTCGAAGGTCTCCGAGCAGACGTAGCCGCCGGTGGACCAGGGGGAGACGACGAGCATGGGGACGCGCTGGCCGAGACCGTACGGCCCGGCGGCGTAGTTGCTGTTGCCGCGGAACTGGTCGAGTGAGGTGTCCACGGTCGACAGACCCTGGGCGGCGGAGGCCGGCGGATAGGGCGGGGCGACGTGGTCGAAGTAGCCGTCGTTCTCGTCGTAGGTGATGAAGAGCGCGGTCCTGGCCCACACCTCGGGGTTGGAGGTGAGAGCGTCCAGTACCTGGGAGATGTACCAGGCGCCGTAGTTCGCGGGCCAGTTGGGGTGCTCGGTGAAGGCTTCCGGTGCGGCGATCCAGGAGATCTTCGGGAGCCTGCCCGCCTGTACATCGGCCTTGAGGTGGTCGAAGTAGCCGTCGCCGCTCTTCACGTCGGTGCCGGTGCGCGCCTTGTCGTAGAGCGGATCGCCGGGCTTGGCGCCCCGGTAGGTGTTGAAGTACAGCAGCGAGTTGTCGCCGTAGTTGCCGCGGTAGGCGTCCTCGATCCAGCCCCAGTGGCCGGCCGTGTCCAGGCCGTCGCCGATGTCCTGGTAGATCTTCCATGAGACCCCGGCCCGCTCGAGGCGCTCCGGGTACGTCGTCCAGCCGTATCCCGCCTCGTCGTTGCCGAGAACGGGCCCGCCGCCCTTGCCGTCGTTGCCCGTGTGGCCCGTCCACATGTAGTAGCGGTTGGGGTCGGTGGCCCCGATGAACGAGCAGTGGTAGGCGTCGCACACGGTGAACGCGTCGGCCAGCGCGTAGTGGAACGGGATGTCCTCGCGGGTCAGGTACGCCATCGTCCCCGGGGACTTGGCGGGTATCCACTGGTCGTACTTCCCGTTGTTCCAGGCCTTGTGGCCGCCCGCCCAGTCGTGGTCGAGCCCCGCGATGAACTGCATGCCGAGGTCCTCGGCGTCCGGGTGGTAGGGCAGCACGTCCGTGCTGCCGTTCGGCTGGTGCCAGACCGACTTGCCGCCGGGCAGGGTCACCGGGCGGGGGTCACCGAATCCGCGTACGCCCTTGAGTGAGCCGAAGTAGTGATCGAAGGAGCGGTTCTCCTGCATCAGCACGACGATGTGCTCGACGTCCTCGATGGTGCCGGAGCGGCGACTGGCGGGGATGGCGGCGGCGCGGTCGATGCTGCTCGACAGGGCCGCGAATCCCGCGGTGGTGCCGGCGAATTGGAGGAAGCGCCGCCGATTGAGTTCAGGCATGAGTGTGGGGCCTCTTGGGTGTGAGAAAGCAGAGTAAGCGAGTGTCCAAGAGGACCCACGGGAAGGGAAGGGGCGGTGTCGTCAGCATGAAAGAGCGCGGTACGTGTCACGAAAAGCCCGGTCGGCCGGATGTGCCCTCGTCCCGCCGGTCCGGACCCGGTGGGGTTGGTCCGGTTCACCCGGTTCGGTTTCGATTCAGCCGGTTCAGTTTCGGCTCACCCGTTCGGTTTCGGTTCGGATTGGGCTCGGTTCATTCAGACGCTGCCCTCGGCGTGACGTTCCACGATCGCGGCGGCGTCGGTGCCGCGCGGCAGGGTGCCGTACTGATGGCCACGGCTCTCGCCGAGGCGGGCCGCGATGAACGCCTCCGCCGCCGGAGCGGGCGCGTGCCGGAGCATCAGTGAGGACTGCAGGGCCAGTGCCATGCCCTCGACCGTCGCCCGCGCCCGTGTCTGCGCCGCGACCGGATCGCGCAGATCCTGTGCCAGCTCCTGCTGGACGCGCTTCAGATGCGCATCGAGCACGCTGCTTGCTCCCGCGGTCTGCCCCAGCTCGGCCCAGAAGGCGTCCAGCGAGGCGGGGGTCTTGGCGATGCCTCGCAGCACGTCGAGCGCGATGACGTTTCCCGAGCCCTCCCAGATCGACAGCAGGGGCTGCTCGCGGTAGCGGCGTGCCAGCGGCCAGTCCTCGGTGTAGCCGTTGCCGCCCAGGCACTCCAGGGCCTCGTAGGCGTGGTGCGGGCCGCGCTTGCAGATCCAGTACTTCGCGACCGCGGTGGCCAGCCGCCGGAACATCACCTCGGACTCGCCGCTGCCGGCCTCGTACGCGTGCGCCAGCCGAAGGGCGGTCCAGGTCGCGGCCTCCGTCTCCAGTGCCAGGTCGGCGAGGACTGCCGTCATGGCGGGCTGGTCGACCAGGCGGGCGCCGAAGGCGTGGCGGTGGCGGGCATGCCACACGGCCTCGGTCAGTGCCTGGCGCATGCCCGCGGTGGTGCCGAGCACACAGTCCAGCCGGGTGTGGTTGACCATTTCGATGATGGTGGGCACACCACGTCCCGGCTCACCGACCCGCAGCGCCCAGGTGCCGTCGAACTCCACCTCGGAGGAGGCGTTCGACTTGTTGCCCAGCTTGTTCTTCAGCCGCTGGACGCGGACCGTGTTGCGCGTGCCGTCGGGCAGCACCCGGGGCACCAGGAAGCAGGTGAGCCCGGCGTCGGCCTGGGCCAGTACCAGGAACGCGTCGGACTGCGGGGCCGAGAAGAACCACTTGTGGCCGGTGAGCAGATGGACCCGGCCGTCGGGGTCGGAGGGCACCGGTACGGCCAGGGTGGTGTTGGCCCGTACGTCGGAGCCGCCCTGCTTCTCCGTCATCCCCATGCCGAACATGAGCCCCTGCTTGAGGCCGGGGGCGATCGGGCGCGGATCGTAGGAGCGGCTGAACAGGCCGGGCAGCCAGTCCTTGCCCACCTCAGGGTCGCGCTGGAGAACCGGGACGACGGCGTGCGTCATGGACGTCGGGCAGGCGTGGCCCGGCTCGATCTGCGCGAAGAGCATGAAGGTCGCCGCTCGTGCGACCGTCGCCCCGGGCCTGGGGTCGGCCCAGGCCGAGGTGTGCGCGCCGTGCCGCACCGCGGCGCCGATCACCTCGTGGTACGCGGGGTGGAAGTCGATCTCGTCGACCCGGTTGCCGTACCGGTCGTGCGTGCGCAGCTCGGGCGGGGACGTGTGCGACACCTCGGCCCACTCCTGGAACTGCCCGGAGCCGACCAGGGTGCCTATCTCGTGCAGCTCCGGCTCGTGCCAGGCCGCGCCGTACTGCCGTACGCCCTGCGCGAGGGGCAGATTCGTGCCGTACTCGTCGACACCGGCCCGGCGCGGCACCTGGTTGAGCACGGCATGGGTGAGGTGGGGTGCGGGGGCGCCCGGCCGGGGGCCGGTGGGGTGGGCGGTCGCCGTCATGGCGGTTCCTCTCCGAGTCGGCGGGCCGGCCGGATCTGACGGGTTGCATCGGTCCGGTCACGTCCCGCAGGTCACGTGCGGCCGGTTGCCCATGGCTGGTCACGTCCGGCCACGTCCTGCTGGTCACGTCCTGCTGGTCACGTCCTGCTGGTCACGTCCTGCTGGTCACGTCCTGCTGGTCACGTCTGCTGGTCACGTCCGGCGGGGCGCCGACCGCCCGCAGACAGAGCGCGGCGATGGACTCCACCGTCGGGCCCGGCTCGGTACGGTCACCGACCGGGGACAGCGGGCCGAGCAGCGCCTCGCTGATCGCCCCGATCACGGCGGCGGCGGACAGCCGGGCGTCCTGCGCGGGCAGTTCACCTGCGGCGACGCCCGCCGCGATGGTCTGCTCGGCAACGGTGTGGTAGCCGCGCCGGTAGGTCAGGCGCTCGGTCTCGACGAGCGGGTCCACCCGCTCGGCGAGCAGCGCCCAGGCGGTGCGCGGTGCCCGCAGCGCCCGGTACGAGAAGACCTCGACCAGCGCCCGCAGCCGGGCAGCCGCGTCGTGCTGCGCGTCCACCGCCTCCCGCACGGCGGTGAGTTCGTGCCCGGCGATGTGCCGGAAGACCGCGGCGAGCAGCTCCTGCTTGGAGCCGAAGTGGTTGTAGACGCTGCCGGTGGCCACGCCGGCCCGCTCGGCCAGCGCGGAGATGCTCGCCGCCGCGTAGCCGCCCTCGGCGAGCAGCCCTCGTGCCGCGGCCAGCAGCCGCTCACGGTGGGCGAGCCGCGTCGCCTCCGTACGGGCGGTGGGCCGGTAGACCATGATGCTCTGAACCTCGATTCATATCTTGAGTTGTCACTGAACCACCTCTGCCCGCGGCACGCAACGCCCCGAACCCGAACCCGAACCCGAGCCGGAACCAGGACCAGGACCAGGACCGGGACCGCGGCCGGGACCGGGACCGGAACCAGGGCGGGAACCGCGGCCGGGACCGGAGCCGGGGATCCACAGAACGCGCAGAGACCGGCGGGCCCAGTGCCCGCCGGTCTCTGCGCGTTCTTCAGCCGTACGCCGTTTCTCAGGCCAGGCGCAGCAGCCTGGTCATGACCTCATGAAGCGTCGCCGGTGCATCGGGCACGGTGTCCACCGAACGCCAGGCCACGAAGCCGTCCGGACGGATGATCACCGCCCCTTCGCTCGTCGTTCCGTGCGCCTGCGCCCAGTCGGCCCCGCTCTCGGGAGTGAGATCGGCGTCCGGCCCCGTACCGATCGCATACGCCTCCAGCGGTACGGACAGCCGCTCGGCGATCTTCCGCGCCGCCGAGCGCCACGGTGTGTCGGTGGCGCTGAGCAGCACGAAGGACCGCTCGTACAGGTCCAGGGTGGAGACCCGCCCCCCGGCCCTGCCGAGCCACAGGTGCGGGGCCCGGCTGCCCGGAGCGCCCGTCAGCTGCATCCGGTCGGGTACGACGGGCTGTTCGGGGTCGACGCCCAGGACGGCGCCGTTCGGATAGGTGTAGCCCATGGCCACCGTGAGGATCCCGCCCTGGCGGCCGCCCGGGGTGATGGCGGGTGCGTACCCGGGGTGGCTGTGCTCGGCGGAGCGGGACGAGGCGCGCTCGCTCGTCGCCCGCGCCACCGGCTGCCGCTCCGAGCCGTACGTCTCCAGCAGCTCGGGGCCCGCCCAGCCGTCCAGCACCGCCGCGAGCTTCCAGGCCAGGTTGTGGGCGTCCTGGATACCGGTGTTGGAACCGAACGCCCCGGTGGGGGACATCTCGTGGGCGGAGTCCCCGGCGAGGAAGACCCGGCCCGAGGAGTACCGCTCCGCGACGCGTTCCGCCGCGTGCCACGGGGCCCTTCCGGTGATCTCGACATCGAGATCCAGTACGCCCGTTGCCCGGCGGATGTGCTCGATGCACCGCTCGTCGGTGAAGTCCTCGAGCGTCTCGCCCCGGTCGGGGTGCCAGGGCGCGTGGAACACCCACTGTTCCCGGTTGTCCACCGGCAGCAGGGCTCCGTCCGCCTCCGGGTTGGTGAGGTAGCAGACGATGAAGCGCCGGTCTCCCAGCACGTCCGCGAGCTGCCGGGAACGGAAGGTGATGCTCACGTTGTGGAACAGGTCGCCGGGGCCGGTCTGGCCGATGTGGAGCTGCTCCCGGATGGGGCTGCGCGGCCCGTCGGCCGCGACGAGGTACTCCGAGCGGATGATGCTCTGCTCCCCGGTCTCGCGGCTCCTCATCGTCGCCGTCACGCCGTCCGCGTCCTGGGTGAACGAGATCAGCTCGGTGGAGAACCGCAGGTCACCGCCCTGCTCACGGGCGCAGGACAGCAGTACGGGTTCGAGGTCGTTCTGACTGCACAGGCACCACCCGGTCGGGCTGAAGCGCGCGAGCGCACCACCGGGGTCGATCTCTTTGAACAGCCACTCCTGGTCGTCGCCGGTGAGCGAGCCCGCCTGCAGGATGCCGTGGTTCTCCGCGAGGATCGAGGCGGCCTGCCGGATCTCCTTCTCCGCACCGGCGCCCCGGAACAGCTCCATCGTCCGCACGTTGTTTCCGCGTCCGCGCGGGTGCATGGAGGTGCCCGCGTGCTTCTCGATCAACAGGTGCCTGATGCCGTGCCGGCCCAGGAACAGCGAGGTGGACAGGCCCACCAGGGACCCGCCCACGATGAGGACCGGTACGTAGTGGTCGACGTTGTCTTTCATCAGGTGTTCCAGCTCCTGCCGCCCTAGGGGGAATGGAATCTCCATGCCCGGTGCGGGAGCTGTTCGCTCGCGCATTCACCCGCTTGGTTCTCATCTCTCGCGCCACTCGTGGTACCGGACCACGATCGGTTCCGGGAGCGTCTCCGAGACATGGGGGGCGGACCGTACGCATCCGCAGGGCGCTTGGTCCGGGCGGATCCACCGAATGACTGCCGAGGGGCCACGTGAAAGTGGCGGCCGCGCTGTCGTGAAAAGGAGTGTGAAAGATGACAACCCTTTCGGAGCGGATATCGCAATCCGCGTTCGACGGCTCCAGGCTTCGGGTCGTCCTGTTGCTTGATCTTCACGACGGTGCCCAGAAGGAGTTCCTCGACGCGTACGAGCACTTGCGCAACCAGGTGGCATCGGTCCCCGGTCACATCAGTGACCAGTTGTGCCAGTCGATCGAGAACCCGTCGCAGTGGCTGATCACCAGCGAATGGGAGAGCGCACCGCCCTTCCTTGCCTGGGTGAACAGCGAGGAGCACGTCGAGACCGTCCAGCCGCTGCACAGCTGCGTACGCGACACCCGGTCGCTGCGGTTCAGCGTCCTGCGGGAGACAGGAGAGTTCTTCAGCGAAGCACCCGATCAGCTCAAGCGCCGGCTCCAGGCTTCGCCCCGGCTCGGGGACGGAGTGGTCCGCCACGCCCTGACGTTCACGGTCAAGCCGGGCAGCGAGAAGGAGGTCGCGAAGATCCTGGCCGGGTACACCTCCCCGGCGGCCCAGGTCGACGAGAACACCCGGCTGTGCCGCACCTCGCTCTTCATGCACGGCAACCGCGTCGTACGGGCCATCGAGGTACAGGGCGACCTGCTGGCCGCACTGCGCCATGTGGCCCGCCAGCCCGAGGTCAGGGCCGTCGAGGAAGCCATCAACCCGTATCTGGAGCAGCACCGGGACCTCAACGATTCCGACTCCGCCCGGATGTTCTTCACCCGGGCCGCTCTCCCGGCGGTGCACCACGTGGCGGCCGACGGCCCCTACCCCGCCGACGCACACCGGCACGCGCTGTACTACCCGGCCAAGGAGGGCTGCGGGATGGCCCTGGCCAAGCTGCTCGCCAAGCAGGACGAGGTGGCGGCAGACAGTCCCGACAGTCCCATCAGCAGCAGCACCATCTTCCAGCGCGACGACATCGTCGTCCGGCTCATCGATCTGAGCGGCCCGCTCGACGCGCATCCAGCCCTGGCGCTCGGCGTCAGCGGCCCTCGGAAGGCGGCCATGTTCGCCCGTCTGCTCGCCACCCCGCAGGGCGGCATGCCGGCCACCGACAAGGAGATGGCGCGCTTCCTCGCGCGCTCCGACATGCAACTGATCACTGACAGGTCCGCCGAACCCGAATCCTGACCCGAGCGCCCGGACCGACGTGGCCACGCGACCAAGCCGTCGGGGCCAAGCCACCTGGAGGAAGCAGTCATGACCACGCACCGCCCACGCATTGTGGACCTCAGTGAGACCCAGCCCAACCGCAGGCGCGGAGGCGACCTGCGCGCCATGCTCACCCCGACCGCCGTGGGTGCCACCAGCGGCTTCATGGGCCTGGCCATCGTGCAGCCCGGTGACCGCATCGGCGAGCATTACCACCCGTACTCCGAGGAGTTCGTGTACGTCGTGAGCGGGCTCCTCGAAGTGGATCTGGACGGGGAGACGCACTCGATGCGCCCCGACCAGGGCCTCATGATCCCGCTGAACGTACGTCACCGGTTCCGTAACGTCGGCGATGTGGAGGCCCGTATGGTCTTCCACCTCGGCCCGCTGGCTCCGCGCCCGGAGCTCGGGCATGTCGACACCGAACCCACCGAGCACACCGATGCCTCAGGGCACCCCGAAAGCGCCGAGCAAGGCCGGCCGCCGGAACGGACTGGGGCCGTTTCATGACCCGGCGGGTGGCGGTCACCGGGGTCGGTATCGTCGCCCCGGGCGGAGTCGGCGCCCCGGCGTTCTGGGATCTGCTCGCCAACGGCCGCACGGCGACGCGGGGCATCACCCTCTTCAACCCGGAGGGCTTCCGCTCACGCATAGCTGCCGAGGTGGACTTCGACCCTGCGGCCAACGGTCTGGACCAGGAGCAGGTGGCACGGTCGGACCGGTACATCCAGTTCGCTCTGGTGGCCGCCCGGGAGGCGGTGCATGACGCCGGTCTCGACCCCGAGAAGGAGGATGCCTGGCGCATCGGGGTGTCCCTGGGCACCGCGGTCGGCGGCACCACACGCCTGGAGCACGACTACGTGGCCGTCAGCAGCAACGGCGCGTACTGGGACGTGGACCACCACCCGGCCGAACCCCATCTGCACCGGGCGTTCTCGCCGAGCTCTCTGGCCTCCGCGGTGGCCGAGCAGGTCGGCGCCCACGGTCCGGTGCAGACCGTCTCCACCGGCTGCACCTCGGGACTCGACGCGATCGGGTACGCCTTCCAGTCCATCCAGGACGGCCGGGTCGATGTCTGCATAGCCGGTGCGTCGGACTCGCCCATCTCCCCGATCACGGTGGCGTGCTTCGACGCGATCAAGGCGACCTCGCCGAACAACGACGATCCGGCCCATGCCTCACGGCCGTTCGACGCCAACCGGGACGGGTTCGTCATGGGCGAGGGCGGCGCCGTCCTCGTACTGGAAGACCTGGAACACGCCCGCGCCCGCGGCGCACGGGTGTACTGCGAGATCGGAGGCTACGCCACCTTCGGAAACGCCTACCACATGACGGGACTGACCCCCGAGGGCCTGGAGATGGCCCAGGCGATCAACACCGCCCTCGACCACGCCCGTATCAACGGCACACAGATCGACTACGTCAACGCGCACGGCTCCGGCACCAAGCAGAACGACCGCCACGAGACGGCCGCGGTGAAACGCTCACTGGGCGACCACGCCTACAGGACGCCCATGAGCTCGATCAAGTCCATGGTGGGCCACTCGCTGGGCGCGATCGGGGCGATCGAACTCGTCGCCTGCGTCCTGGCCATCGACCACCAGGTGGTGCCGCCGACCGCGAACTACGACACCCCCGACCCCGAATGCGACCTCGACTACGTGCCGCGCACCGCCCGCTCCCGGAAGCTGAACAGCGTGCTCTCCGTGGGCAGCGGCTTCGGCGGTTTCCAGTCCGCGGTCGTCATGACCCGACCAAATGGGAGGACACAATGAGCTCCCGGCAAGATCGGCGCACGGTCGTCACCGGCATCGGCGTCATCGCCCCCAACGGCGCCGGCACCGACATCTTCTGGAAATCCACTCAGGAGGGCATCAGCGTCCTCGACCGGGTCACCCGCCCGGGGTGCGAGCATCTGCCGCTCCGCGTCGCGGGTGAGGTACGCGCCTTCGACCCGGGTGAGCTGATCGAGGAGCGCTATCTCGTCCAGACCGACCGGTTCACGCACTTCGCGATGGCCGCGGCCGATCTCGCCATGGACGATGCCCGGCTCGGCCGCGCCGACTACGAAGGCTCGCCCTTCGCTGTCGGGGTGGTGACCGCCGCCGGATCCGGCGGCGGTGAGTTCGGACAGCGCGAACTGCAGCGGCTGTGGGGACAGGGCTCGCGCTTTGTCGGCCCGTACCAGTCCATCGCCTGGTTCTACGCCGCGAGCACCGGCCAGATATCCATCCGCGGCGGTTTCAAGGGGCCGTGCGGCGTCGTTGCCAGCGACGAAGCAGGCGGACTCGACGCCTTCGCGCACGCCGCCAGGGCCGTGCGCCGGGGCACCGACGCGGTCGTGGTCGGTGCCGCGGAAGCCCCTCTCGCGCCGTACTCGGTCGTCTGCCAGCTCGGGTACCAGGACCTGAGTACCAGCGAGGACCCGGCGCGTGCCTACCGGCCCTTCACCTCCGACGCCTGCGGCTTCGTGCCTGCCGAAGGCGGCGCGATGCTCGTGGTCGAGGAGGAGAACGCGGCCCGCCGCCGCGGTGCCAGGGCCCGCGCCTACGTGGCGGGTCACGCCGCGACCTTCACCGGGCCCTCCCAGTGGGAGCAGTCGCGGGAGGGGCTGGCCCGCGCCATCCGCGGCGCACTGCAGGAGGCCGACTGCGCGCCGGAGGAGATCGACGTGATCTTCGCGGACGCGCTCGGCGTACCGGAGGCCGACCGTGCAGAAGCGCTGGCGATCGCCGACGCGCTGGGCGTACACGGCCGACGGGTACCGGTGACGGCACCCAAGACCGGCACCGGCCGGGCGTACTGCGGGGGCCCCGTGCTCGACACGGCCGCCGCGGTGCTGTCCATGGAACACGGCCTCATACCGCCCACGCCCAATGTCTTCGACGTGTGCCACGACCTCAACGTCGTGACCGGCCGGGCCAGGTCCGCAGAGCTGCGGACGGCGCTGGTGCTGAGCCGCGGGCTCATGGGCTCGAACGCGGCGCTGGTGCTGCGCAGCGCCATCGACACCCCCTCGTGAGAAGGAGAAGTCCCTCATGACCGATCGACTGACCATCGAAGAACTGGCCGCCCTGATGAAGAAGGGCGCCGGCCTCACCGTCGACCCCGTCGACCTCGCGGGCCGCCCCGACGCGCGCTTCGACGAGTTCGGCCTGGACTCGCTGGGTCTGCTCGGCATCGTCGGCGAACTGGAGAACCGGCACGGTCGGCCCCTGCCCCCGGACGCGGACCGCTGCAAGACCCCGCGGGAGTTCCTCGACCTCGTCAACAACACCCTCATGACTGGAGCCTGATGTGCCCGGACACACCGAGAACGAAATCACCGTCGCGGCCCCTCTGGACCTCGTCTGGGACATGACCAACGATCTCGAGAACTGGCCCAGCCTGTTCAGCGAGTACGCCTCGGTCGAGGTCCTCTCCCGGGAGGGCGAAACGACGACGTTCCGCCTGACCATGCACCCCGACGAGAACGGCAAGATCTGGAGCTGGGTGTCGGAGCGGACGACCGACCGCAAGGGCCGGAAGGTACGGGCCCGCCGGGTCGAGACGGGCCCCTTCGAGCGCATGGACATCCACTGGGAGTACTCGGAGGTCCCCGGTGGCACCCGGATGCACTGGCGGCAGGACTTCGCGATGAAGCCGGACGCCCCGGTCGACGACGCCTGGATGACCGACAACATCAACCGCAACTCCAAGGTCCAGATGGCGCTGATCCGGGACAAGATCGAGCAGCGCGAACGCGAGAGCCGCAGCGCCGCGGTTCTCCCCTCCAACTGAGCCCCCGGGCAAGGAAAGGGAACTCCCCGATGCACCAAGCTCTGATCGTCGCCCGGATGGCGCCGGAATCGGCGCCGGACATCGCCGAGCTGTTCGCAGCCTCCGACACCGGTGAACTGCCGCACCTCGTCGGAGTCACCCGGCGCAGCCTCTTCCAGTTCGGCGATGTGTATCTGCATCTGATCGAGTCCGAAAGGCCTCCCGGTCCCGCGATCGCCAAGGTGACGGAACACCCGGCGTTCAAGGACATCAGCGACAAGCTCACCGCCTTCGTCAGTCCGTACGATCCGCAGACCTGGCGGAGCCCGAAGGACGCGATGGCCCACCAGTTCTACCGGTGGCAGCGCGACGCCACCGCCTGATACGACGATCGCCCCGAGCCCGGCTCAGTGCCGGGCTCGGGGCGATCTCGTGGTTGCGGGTCCTGATGCGGTGCCTGGAGCAGTCCTGATGCGGATCAGCCCGGGATGACGCACTCGAACGCGTGCAGATACGCGTTGACCGGCCGGACCTCGCCGACCAGCAGACCGGCCTGCGTCATCCGGTCCACCAGGCTGGCCCGGGAGTGCTTCGCGCCGCCGACGT includes:
- a CDS encoding SchA/CurD-like domain-containing protein, which encodes MTTLSERISQSAFDGSRLRVVLLLDLHDGAQKEFLDAYEHLRNQVASVPGHISDQLCQSIENPSQWLITSEWESAPPFLAWVNSEEHVETVQPLHSCVRDTRSLRFSVLRETGEFFSEAPDQLKRRLQASPRLGDGVVRHALTFTVKPGSEKEVAKILAGYTSPAAQVDENTRLCRTSLFMHGNRVVRAIEVQGDLLAALRHVARQPEVRAVEEAINPYLEQHRDLNDSDSARMFFTRAALPAVHHVAADGPYPADAHRHALYYPAKEGCGMALAKLLAKQDEVAADSPDSPISSSTIFQRDDIVVRLIDLSGPLDAHPALALGVSGPRKAAMFARLLATPQGGMPATDKEMARFLARSDMQLITDRSAEPES
- a CDS encoding cupin domain-containing protein gives rise to the protein MTTHRPRIVDLSETQPNRRRGGDLRAMLTPTAVGATSGFMGLAIVQPGDRIGEHYHPYSEEFVYVVSGLLEVDLDGETHSMRPDQGLMIPLNVRHRFRNVGDVEARMVFHLGPLAPRPELGHVDTEPTEHTDASGHPESAEQGRPPERTGAVS
- a CDS encoding beta-ketoacyl synthase; this encodes MTRRVAVTGVGIVAPGGVGAPAFWDLLANGRTATRGITLFNPEGFRSRIAAEVDFDPAANGLDQEQVARSDRYIQFALVAAREAVHDAGLDPEKEDAWRIGVSLGTAVGGTTRLEHDYVAVSSNGAYWDVDHHPAEPHLHRAFSPSSLASAVAEQVGAHGPVQTVSTGCTSGLDAIGYAFQSIQDGRVDVCIAGASDSPISPITVACFDAIKATSPNNDDPAHASRPFDANRDGFVMGEGGAVLVLEDLEHARARGARVYCEIGGYATFGNAYHMTGLTPEGLEMAQAINTALDHARINGTQIDYVNAHGSGTKQNDRHETAAVKRSLGDHAYRTPMSSIKSMVGHSLGAIGAIELVACVLAIDHQVVPPTANYDTPDPECDLDYVPRTARSRKLNSVLSVGSGFGGFQSAVVMTRPNGRTQ
- a CDS encoding ketosynthase chain-length factor; its protein translation is MSSRQDRRTVVTGIGVIAPNGAGTDIFWKSTQEGISVLDRVTRPGCEHLPLRVAGEVRAFDPGELIEERYLVQTDRFTHFAMAAADLAMDDARLGRADYEGSPFAVGVVTAAGSGGGEFGQRELQRLWGQGSRFVGPYQSIAWFYAASTGQISIRGGFKGPCGVVASDEAGGLDAFAHAARAVRRGTDAVVVGAAEAPLAPYSVVCQLGYQDLSTSEDPARAYRPFTSDACGFVPAEGGAMLVVEEENAARRRGARARAYVAGHAATFTGPSQWEQSREGLARAIRGALQEADCAPEEIDVIFADALGVPEADRAEALAIADALGVHGRRVPVTAPKTGTGRAYCGGPVLDTAAAVLSMEHGLIPPTPNVFDVCHDLNVVTGRARSAELRTALVLSRGLMGSNAALVLRSAIDTPS
- a CDS encoding acyl carrier protein — translated: MTDRLTIEELAALMKKGAGLTVDPVDLAGRPDARFDEFGLDSLGLLGIVGELENRHGRPLPPDADRCKTPREFLDLVNNTLMTGA
- a CDS encoding SRPBCC family protein, translating into MPGHTENEITVAAPLDLVWDMTNDLENWPSLFSEYASVEVLSREGETTTFRLTMHPDENGKIWSWVSERTTDRKGRKVRARRVETGPFERMDIHWEYSEVPGGTRMHWRQDFAMKPDAPVDDAWMTDNINRNSKVQMALIRDKIEQRERESRSAAVLPSN
- a CDS encoding TcmI family type II polyketide cyclase, whose amino-acid sequence is MHQALIVARMAPESAPDIAELFAASDTGELPHLVGVTRRSLFQFGDVYLHLIESERPPGPAIAKVTEHPAFKDISDKLTAFVSPYDPQTWRSPKDAMAHQFYRWQRDATA